One genomic window of Mustela lutreola isolate mMusLut2 chromosome 14, mMusLut2.pri, whole genome shotgun sequence includes the following:
- the RNPEP gene encoding aminopeptidase B, with translation MGSDGPPSDGCAPPRPLHSAQAVDVASASNFRAFQMLHLHLDLRAEFGPPGPGPGSRGLSCTAVLELRCLVPEGATELRLDSHPCLEVTAAALRRLRPSSKEPPAEPVPFHTQPFSHYGQALCVALPQPCPAGERFQILLTYRVGEGPGVCWLSPEQTAGKKKPFVYTQGQAVLNRAFFPCFDTPAVKCTYSALVEVPDGFTAVMSANTWEKKGPNKFFFEMCHPIPSYLIALAIGDLVSAEVGPRSRVWAEPCLIDAAKEEYNGVIEEFLATGEKLFGPYVWGRYDLLFMPPSFPFGGMENPCLTFVTPCLLAGDRSLADVIIHEISHSWFGNLVTNANWGEFWLNEGFTMYAQRRISTVLFGSAYTCLEAATGRALLRQHMDITGEENPLNKLRVKIEPGVDPDDTYNETPYEKGFCFVSYLAHLVGDQDQFDSFLKAYVNEFKFQSIVAEDFLEFYLEYFPELKKKRVESIPGFEFDRWLNVPGWPPYLPDLSPGDSLMKPAEELAQLWETEELDMKAIEAVAISTWKTYQLVYFLDKILQKSPLPPGNVKKLGETYPKISNSQNAELRLRWGHIVLKNDYQEDFWKVKEFLQSQGKQKYTLPLYHAMMAGSKVAQTLAKETFAATAPQLHSNVVNYVQQIVAPKGS, from the exons ATGGGGAGCGACGGGCCTCCGAGCGACGGCTGCGCGCCCCCGCGGCCGCTGCACTCGGCGCAGGCGGTGGACGTGGCCTCGGCCTCCAATTTCCGGGCTTTCCAGATGCTGCACTTGCACCTGGACCTGCGGGCCGAGTTCGGGCCTCCGGGGCCGGGCCCAGGGAGCCGGGGCTTGAGCTGCACCGCGGTCCTGGAGCTGCGCTGCCTGGTGCCCGAGGGCGCCACCGAGCTGCGGCTCGACTCGCACCCGTGCCTCGAGGTGACGGCGGCGGCGCTGCGGCGACTGCGGCCCAGCTCGAAGGAGCCGCCCGCGGAGCCCGTGCCCTTCCACACGCAGCCCTTCTCGCACTACGGCCAGGCCCTGTGCGTGGCCCTCCCGCAGCCCTGCCCGGCCGGCGAGCGCTTCCAGATTCTGCTCACCTACCGCGTCGGGGAGGGACCCGGG GTTTGCTGGTTGTCTCCCGAGCAGACCGCAGGAAAGAAGAAGCCTTTTGTCTACACCCAGGGTCAGGCTGTGCTGAACAGGGCCTTCTTCCCTTGCTTCGACACTCCTGCAGTGAAATGCACATATTCAGCTCTTGTTGAG gttccagatggcttcacagctGTGATGAGTGCTAACACTTGGGAGAAGAAAGGCCCAAATAAGTTCTTCTTTGAGATGTGTCATCCCATTCCCTCCTATCTGATAGCTTTGGCCATCGGAGATCTGGTGTCGGCGGAAGTTGGACCCAG GAGCCGCGTGTGGGCCGAGCCCTGCCTGATCGACGCTGCCAAGGAGGAGTACAACGGGGTGATAGAAGAATTTCTGGCCACAGGAGAGAAACTTTTCGGACCCTACGTTTGGGGAAG GTATGATCTGCTCTTCATGCCACCATCCTTTCCATTTGGAGGAATGGAGAACCCTTGTCTGACCTTTGTCACCCCCTGCCTGCTGGCAGGGGACCGCTCCTTAGCCGACGTCATCATCCACGAGATCTCCCACAGTTGGTTCGGGAACCTGGTCACTAATGCCAACTGGGGTGAATTCTGGCTCAATGAAGGTTTCACCATGTATGCCCAGAGGAGGATCTCCACTGTCCTCTTTG GCTCTGCTTATACCTGCTTGGAAGCTGCAACTGGGCGGGCTCTGCTTCGGCAGCACATGGACATCACTGGCGAGGAGAACCCACTCAACAAGCTCCGCGTGAAGATCGAACCAG GTGTCGACCCGGATGATACCTATAACGAGACTCCCTACGAGAAAGGCTTCTGCTTTGTCTCATACCTGGCCCACTTGGTGGGTGATCAGGATCAGTTTGACAGTTTTCTCAAG GCCTATGTTAATGAGTTCAAATTCCAAAGTATCGTAGCTGAGGACTTTCTAGAATTCTACTTGGAATACTTCCCTGAGCTGAAGAAAAAGAGAGTGGAGTCCATTCCAG GTTTTGAGTTTGATCGGTGGTTGAATGTCCCGGGCTGGCCCCCCTACCTCCCTGACCTTTCCCCTGGCGACTCACTTATGAAGCCCGCTGAAGAGCTGGCCCAGCTGTGGGAGACCGAGGAGCTGGACATGAAGGCCATTGAAGCTGTGGCCATTTCTACCTGGAAGACATACCAGCTGGTCTATTTCCTCGATAAGATCCTCCAGAAATCCCCTCTCCCCCCTG ggaATGTGAAAAAACTTGGAGAGACATACCCAAAGATCTCAAACTCCCAGAATGCAGAGCTCCGGCTACGCTGGGGCCACATCGTCCTTAAGAATGACTACCAGGAAGATTTCTGGAAGGTGAAGGAATTCCTGCAGAGCCAG GGGAAGCAGAAGTACACTCTTCCGCTGTACCACGCGATGATGGCTGGCAGCAAGGTAGCCCAGACCCTTGCCAAGGAGACCTTCGCGGCCACTGCCCCCCAGCTCCACAGCAATGTTGTCAACTACGTCCAGCAGATCGTGGCGCCCAAGGGCAGTTAG